Within Bacillaceae bacterium S4-13-56, the genomic segment AGGATCATTCAGGAATTGAGGCTGATTTTTCAAGTAGTTGTTTCTGTAAGAGCACCATTTCCTTCATCTTGGGGTCAAGTTGTTCGAAGGCATGTAGGAAGACCTTTTCTACAGCCTTACTTGAGGTTTGTCCCTGTTGAAAAACCGCAAGCATAGCTAAAGAAAACGAGGAAAAGGTGATGGTCTTTCGATACTGATTACCTGTAGTGTCTTGTAGCTTCATCTTTCTTTTCTGCATGGCCTTTTTTCTGCACTCCAAACAGATTTTTGGATTTTTGGCGCCTTTAACAAACTGATCTGCTGGTTTTGTTTCATTGCAAGTTTTACATGTGAAGAATTCTTGCATGTGCGTAACCTCCTTTAATTTTGAAATGTCATATCTTCCATAGATATGAATAAGATTTGGATTGCAAAAAGTGAAGTTATGCAGTTATGCAAAAGAGTCAATGGGGGATGGATGTAGTTATTCAAAAAGGGGAATGTCATAATCCGCATCCTGATTAGGGACACGGGCAACAGGCATTACTACTCTTCGATCCAAGAGCAAATCGATCTTTTCCTGTTATCAACTGTTCTTTTTTCCACCTTTTCGTCGTGGGTCTGTTTAGAAGTGTAAACTGTGGTGACTATTCTAGGCTTGTCTTTTGATACTTCCTTTCCGTTTTCTTTGAGGTAGTTTTGACAGATTTGTTTTGCAACTGAAAGCCCCATTTTTACTTTCGGATTCCTGAAATTCTTGTCCCAATGACCAAGGTGAGGTAATTGATTGAAATCTTCTTTTGTCGCGGGATGGTGGAAGTAGTAATCGCCAGCTCGAACCAGGACATTGCTTCTCTGTTTAGCAAAACCAGGATTAGGACAGAAGTGCAGCCCCACCTTTTCTGCTTTTCCTTGTTCGATCAACACCTGAATGGTTTGTCTTTTGAGTTGATAGAGAGAAGTTGGGTCAAGCGCAGTCTTACTGTGCCGGTTTAACGTAAAAAGTGCCTGTTCAATTTTTTCGGTTGTTTCCAAAAACAACACACTCCTTTACATCGTGGATTTATTAAAGAAAATAATCAATAAGGATCATGGGGGTGAAGATGTACAGTATCAACAGGGGGTACACAGTAGTTGTTAACGAAGTTGA encodes:
- a CDS encoding YkyB family protein, which codes for METTEKIEQALFTLNRHSKTALDPTSLYQLKRQTIQVLIEQGKAEKVGLHFCPNPGFAKQRSNVLVRAGDYYFHHPATKEDFNQLPHLGHWDKNFRNPKVKMGLSVAKQICQNYLKENGKEVSKDKPRIVTTVYTSKQTHDEKVEKRTVDNRKRSICSWIEE